One window from the genome of Spiractinospora alimapuensis encodes:
- a CDS encoding Uma2 family endonuclease: MSTVRPEWTRPPRPEGWVAEDLDHLPDVPRHTELVDGALVLRRSPQRSRHGRLVTDLTVALSEMAPDEIGIEREMTIRLDARNRPEPDVLATSAEYDPDRTFFDPADVVLVVEVVSPESEHGTGR, translated from the coding sequence ATGTCTACCGTCCGACCTGAATGGACGCGTCCGCCGCGTCCCGAGGGCTGGGTCGCCGAAGACCTGGACCACCTGCCGGACGTACCGCGACACACCGAGCTCGTCGACGGAGCCCTCGTCCTCAGGAGGTCCCCACAACGGTCCCGGCACGGCCGACTCGTGACCGACCTCACCGTCGCACTGTCAGAAATGGCTCCCGACGAGATCGGGATCGAACGGGAGATGACGATCCGGCTCGACGCACGAAACCGGCCCGAACCCGACGTCCTGGCCACCTCCGCGGAGTACGACCCGGACCGCACGTTCTTCGATCCGGCCGACGTGGTCCTGGTGGTGGAGGTCGTCTCGCCGGAGTCCGAACACGGGACCGGACGGTGA
- a CDS encoding (2Fe-2S)-binding protein produces MTCARHPLSAIVDACASLRFAPLPSLRVDGLAHGTEEHPELWLRADRLGSADALGPVYDKVTAEHGPGHRLPAVVRFQRALLRDPVFLVAAGIYLAGRAPLLRAEDLWYPWHADASIGTPVVTSTRVAVLPDDPAAGHPDVTVVSDERELDRVAARSLVETVRPMLGALQQHTRMGTRTLWGWVADSLCFYMLNPARFLGHDSELAWARGQAVVDEMVTAGAVLRDRPQLFPFCANHPGGVWAVRGTCCFDYKADAKEDYCLTCPLRDDASRTEKLLTWLNDPATAP; encoded by the coding sequence ATGACCTGTGCGCGGCATCCGTTGTCGGCGATCGTCGACGCCTGCGCGTCCCTCCGTTTCGCGCCTCTGCCGTCACTCCGCGTCGACGGCCTCGCCCACGGGACCGAGGAACACCCCGAGCTGTGGCTGCGCGCCGACCGGCTCGGGTCCGCCGACGCGCTCGGCCCGGTCTACGACAAGGTGACGGCCGAACACGGCCCCGGACACCGTCTCCCCGCGGTCGTCCGGTTCCAGCGGGCCCTGTTGCGCGACCCCGTCTTCCTGGTCGCGGCCGGGATCTACCTGGCCGGTCGCGCGCCGTTGCTCCGCGCCGAGGACCTCTGGTATCCGTGGCACGCCGACGCGTCCATCGGAACGCCTGTCGTCACCTCCACGCGCGTCGCGGTCCTGCCGGACGACCCGGCGGCGGGCCACCCGGACGTCACGGTGGTGTCCGACGAACGGGAACTGGACCGCGTCGCGGCCAGGAGTCTGGTGGAGACGGTTCGACCGATGCTCGGTGCCCTCCAACAGCACACCCGGATGGGAACCCGCACCCTGTGGGGCTGGGTCGCGGACTCGCTCTGCTTCTACATGCTCAATCCGGCCCGGTTCCTCGGCCACGACTCCGAACTCGCCTGGGCCCGTGGACAAGCGGTGGTCGACGAAATGGTCACCGCCGGCGCGGTCCTGCGCGACCGTCCCCAGCTCTTCCCGTTCTGCGCCAACCACCCCGGCGGCGTGTGGGCGGTGCGCGGCACCTGCTGCTTCGACTACAAGGCCGACGCCAAAGAGGACTACTGCCTCACGTGCCCGCTGCGCGACGACGCCTCGCGCACCGAGAAGCTGCTCACCTGGCTGAACGACCCGGCCACCGCGCCCTAG
- a CDS encoding cupin domain-containing protein: MSRPLFTEIVRGGLEEDFLAERLSRDVALVDVGADAVDGILTWEALGEIMSTRPLSPPRLRLHRDGAPVAPERFTELGDSSGAATRVLRPDALYRELRDGASLVLDAVDRLHPPVRDAADDLMRWVRERVQVNLYVIWGASSGFDTHWDDHDTFIVQLAGTKAWAVHGQGTRPHPLKRDTVARHDPPPSTVWEGVLRPGHVLHVPRGWWHTVSGTGEGSMHLTFGFAPPTGVDWARHIVEALHDREVARRDLPRFASEKEREEHHEALVRELVDLAGRWDVDALLKHRDDRFPRRARFSLPWGVRDTDPTPETEVEFVPILPPSLSEEEDDGATKVVCTVSGRRYRLPGVARPVLDVLVEGRRASLEDLARRSGTSFADTVRVVRALVREHLAVMRTDETSRGGR, translated from the coding sequence GTGTCGCGACCCCTCTTCACCGAGATCGTTCGGGGAGGCCTGGAGGAGGACTTCCTCGCCGAGCGTCTGTCGCGGGACGTCGCTCTCGTCGACGTGGGCGCGGACGCGGTGGACGGGATCCTGACCTGGGAGGCGCTCGGGGAGATCATGTCCACCCGGCCGTTGTCGCCACCGCGGCTGCGTCTGCACCGGGACGGCGCTCCCGTAGCGCCGGAACGCTTCACGGAGCTCGGCGACTCCTCCGGCGCCGCCACCCGTGTCCTGCGCCCCGACGCGCTGTACCGGGAGCTGCGGGACGGGGCGAGTCTCGTGCTGGACGCGGTGGACCGGCTCCATCCGCCCGTGCGGGACGCCGCCGACGACCTCATGCGCTGGGTCCGGGAACGGGTGCAGGTCAACCTCTACGTGATCTGGGGTGCCTCCAGCGGGTTCGACACCCACTGGGACGACCACGACACCTTCATCGTGCAACTGGCGGGGACCAAGGCGTGGGCGGTACACGGCCAGGGCACGCGGCCCCATCCGCTGAAGCGGGACACCGTCGCCCGGCACGACCCTCCCCCCTCCACCGTGTGGGAAGGAGTGCTGCGCCCGGGGCACGTCCTGCACGTTCCCCGCGGCTGGTGGCACACGGTCAGCGGAACCGGTGAGGGAAGCATGCACCTGACCTTCGGCTTCGCTCCCCCGACCGGAGTCGACTGGGCGCGGCACATCGTGGAGGCCCTGCACGACCGGGAGGTGGCCAGGCGGGACCTCCCCCGCTTCGCCAGCGAGAAGGAACGCGAGGAGCACCACGAGGCGCTGGTCCGTGAGCTGGTGGACCTCGCTGGGCGGTGGGACGTGGACGCGCTGCTGAAGCACCGCGACGACCGCTTCCCGCGACGGGCCCGGTTCTCCCTCCCCTGGGGGGTGCGTGACACGGACCCGACGCCGGAGACGGAGGTGGAGTTCGTGCCGATCCTCCCCCCGAGCCTGTCCGAGGAGGAGGACGACGGAGCGACCAAGGTGGTCTGTACGGTGTCGGGCCGCCGCTACCGACTGCCCGGTGTCGCCCGTCCGGTGTTGGACGTCCTGGTGGAGGGCCGCCGGGCATCGTTGGAGGACCTCGCCCGGCGGAGCGGGACGTCCTTCGCGGACACGGTCCGGGTCGTCCGTGCCCTGGTTCGCGAGCACCTCGCCGTGATGCGTACCGACGAGACGTCTCGCGGGGGCCGCTGA
- a CDS encoding response regulator, translating into MRVVVADDASLIRSGIVRLLEEFDCQVVAEVGDGDSLTAAVVEHRPDVSVVDVRMPPSFTDEGLRAAVAARQRVPGAPVLILSQYVEVSYADDLLADARGAVGYLLKDRVVNVEEFMEGLHRVAAGGTVFDPQVVAQLMVRRRAKDPLEGITPREREVLGLMAEGHSNQSIARALVVSDPAVEKHIRSIFAKLGLHAEDTDHHRRVRAVLTFLRA; encoded by the coding sequence GTGCGAGTAGTCGTGGCAGACGACGCTTCGCTCATCCGCTCAGGGATTGTCCGGCTCCTGGAGGAGTTCGACTGTCAGGTGGTCGCCGAGGTCGGTGACGGAGACAGTCTGACCGCCGCCGTCGTCGAGCATCGCCCCGACGTGTCGGTGGTGGACGTGCGGATGCCCCCGTCGTTCACCGACGAGGGCCTGCGGGCCGCGGTCGCCGCCCGTCAGCGGGTTCCCGGCGCTCCGGTGCTGATCCTGTCGCAGTACGTTGAGGTGTCCTACGCCGACGACCTCCTCGCCGACGCGCGGGGCGCCGTCGGGTACCTCCTGAAGGACCGCGTGGTCAACGTGGAGGAGTTCATGGAGGGCCTGCACCGGGTCGCCGCCGGCGGAACGGTGTTCGACCCCCAGGTGGTGGCGCAGTTGATGGTGCGCCGCCGCGCCAAGGACCCCCTGGAGGGCATCACCCCCCGGGAACGCGAGGTCCTCGGCCTGATGGCCGAGGGACACTCCAACCAGTCCATCGCCCGTGCCCTGGTCGTCAGCGACCCCGCCGTGGAGAAGCACATCCGTAGCATCTTCGCCAAACTCGGCCTCCACGCCGAGGACACCGACCACCACCGAAGGGTCCGCGCGGTCCTTACGTTCCTCCGCGCCTGA